From the Mycoplasmatota bacterium genome, one window contains:
- a CDS encoding molybdopterin-dependent oxidoreductase gives MKRRGVGYASMFYGTGYGNGFPDESRATALIKQEGCIIINVGVSEVGSGGHSVMWQIATEALGVKKELIKIQHNDTSKMHDSGTAAASRQTYNTGNAVLDACRKLRENMIKAMENQSISLIEDSEVIIQIYQQMILKGIETKIEGYFKATSSEVNLETGQGDPYWPYTFGLQKAVVEVDDETGKVDVVDIVAIFDAGKIVNPALAEGQSIGGTAMGIGYAIMEEIQLDNGVIKNRNFSDYIIPTSKDVPNIKTYFIEDLEDTGPYGAKGLGEPVMLPTAPAIINAIYDAIGVRIYDFPATCERVLQAIKNKESKK, from the coding sequence TTGGTTATGCATCCATGTTTTATGGAACAGGTTATGGTAATGGTTTTCCAGATGAATCAAGAGCGACAGCCCTCATTAAACAAGAGGGTTGTATTATAATAAATGTAGGAGTTTCAGAAGTAGGTTCAGGTGGTCATAGTGTTATGTGGCAAATAGCAACTGAGGCGTTAGGTGTTAAAAAAGAGCTTATCAAAATTCAACATAATGATACGAGTAAGATGCATGATTCAGGAACAGCTGCAGCTAGTAGACAAACGTATAATACAGGAAATGCTGTGCTTGATGCCTGTAGAAAATTAAGAGAAAATATGATTAAAGCAATGGAAAATCAATCTATAAGTTTGATTGAAGATTCAGAGGTAATTATTCAAATATATCAACAAATGATTTTGAAAGGTATTGAAACAAAAATTGAGGGATATTTTAAAGCAACCTCATCAGAGGTTAATTTAGAAACAGGACAAGGCGATCCTTACTGGCCTTATACTTTTGGTTTACAAAAAGCGGTTGTTGAAGTAGATGATGAAACAGGAAAAGTGGATGTTGTTGATATTGTGGCAATATTTGATGCAGGGAAGATTGTTAATCCAGCCTTAGCTGAGGGTCAATCGATAGGTGGTACAGCGATGGGAATAGGTTATGCAATTATGGAAGAAATACAATTAGATAATGGTGTCATTAAAAATAGAAATTTTTCTGATTACATTATCCCTACAAGTAAGGATGTTCCTAATATAAAAACCTATTTTATTGAAGATTTAGAAGATACAGGTCCTTATGGTGCGAAAGGACTTGGTGAACCAGTCATGCTTCCTACAGCACCAGCTATTATTAATGCAATTTATGATGCGATTGGTGTTAGAATTTATGATTTTCCAGCAACTTGTGAGAGAGTCTTACAAGCCATTAAAAATAAAGAATCAAAAAAGTGA
- the amrA gene encoding AmmeMemoRadiSam system protein A, whose translation MNHCLGYYLLPHPPIAIPEIGKGEEQEIHNTIDACKFIGKEISQLAPETIIMITPHGPVFSDAIALSHEKLIEGNLSRFNAPSVNMKLDIDLVLTEKIMNLAKLTDIQTVGTTEKFLNNYNRKYELDHGSIVPLYYINQFYKNYKIVHITYGMLSFIELYHFGMLIKEAISQTNHKAVIIASGDLSHRLSDEGPYTYSAKGSIFDDKILNYLETGDSLEIFNMDKIDIEEAGECGFRSILMLLGAMGQFNGKKLSYEGPFGVGYGVMSFQKNNQDDNYSVNLLAKLKKNEKNKFIFKMQNSDIYVRLARHSLVYYFENEKIMDIPEDIPEELINKHAGVFVSLKKYGSLRGCIGTFLPTKSTLAEEIIHNAIEAAFEDPRFSPLEEKELKEIDISVDVLSEPKKASIEDLDPKIYGVIVSFGRKRGLLLPNLEGVNTVSEQLEIACQKAGIDPNNHFDIERFKVVRHIEGEV comes from the coding sequence ATGAACCATTGTTTAGGTTATTACTTACTGCCACATCCCCCAATAGCGATACCTGAGATTGGTAAAGGAGAAGAACAAGAAATTCATAACACGATTGATGCATGTAAGTTTATTGGAAAAGAAATTAGTCAATTAGCGCCAGAAACGATTATTATGATTACTCCCCATGGACCAGTTTTTAGTGACGCCATTGCTTTAAGTCATGAGAAATTAATTGAAGGTAATTTATCACGATTTAATGCACCAAGTGTTAATATGAAGCTAGATATTGACTTAGTATTAACTGAAAAGATAATGAATTTAGCTAAATTGACTGATATTCAAACAGTAGGTACTACAGAGAAATTTTTAAATAATTATAATAGAAAATATGAACTAGACCATGGCAGTATTGTTCCGCTATATTATATTAACCAATTCTATAAAAATTATAAGATTGTTCATATTACTTATGGTATGCTTTCTTTTATTGAACTATATCATTTTGGGATGTTAATAAAAGAAGCCATCTCACAAACCAATCATAAAGCTGTTATCATCGCAAGTGGTGATTTATCCCATCGATTAAGTGATGAAGGACCTTATACATATTCAGCTAAAGGATCAATCTTCGATGATAAAATTCTCAACTATTTAGAAACTGGTGATTCATTAGAAATATTTAATATGGATAAAATTGATATTGAAGAAGCAGGAGAATGTGGGTTCCGTTCTATTTTAATGTTATTAGGAGCGATGGGTCAATTCAACGGGAAGAAGTTATCATATGAAGGACCTTTTGGTGTTGGATATGGTGTTATGTCTTTTCAAAAAAATAATCAAGATGATAACTATAGTGTGAATTTATTAGCTAAATTAAAGAAAAATGAAAAAAATAAATTTATTTTTAAAATGCAAAATTCTGATATTTATGTAAGACTAGCACGACACAGTCTTGTCTACTACTTTGAAAATGAAAAAATTATGGATATTCCAGAAGATATTCCTGAGGAATTAATAAATAAGCATGCTGGTGTATTTGTTTCTCTTAAGAAATATGGAAGTTTAAGAGGTTGTATTGGTACTTTTTTACCAACTAAATCAACTTTAGCTGAAGAAATAATACATAATGCGATTGAAGCAGCATTTGAAGATCCACGGTTTAGTCCACTTGAGGAGAAAGAATTAAAAGAGATTGATATATCGGTTGATGTATTAAGTGAACCAAAAAAAGCTAGTATAGAAGATCTTGACCCTAAGATTTATGGTGTTATAGTGAGTTTTGGAAGAAAAAGAGGACTATTGTTACCTAATTTAGAGGGTGTAAATACCGTTAGTGAACAATTAGAAATTGCTTGTCAAAAAGCAGGGATTGACCCTAATAATCATTTTGATATTGAGCGTTTTAAAGTAGTACGTCACATTGAAGGTGAAGTTTAA
- a CDS encoding co-chaperone GroES, with translation MIKPLGQRVLLEKLEVEKKTLSGIILPDNVNEEKNFAKVVAIGTGKKLENGKREEFDVKVDDKVIYSQYAATETKIDGKKYLVVDEKDILAILN, from the coding sequence ATGATTAAACCTTTAGGACAAAGAGTACTTTTAGAAAAATTAGAAGTTGAGAAGAAAACATTAAGTGGTATTATTTTACCAGACAATGTAAATGAAGAGAAAAATTTTGCTAAGGTAGTTGCAATAGGGACTGGCAAAAAATTAGAAAATGGAAAAAGAGAAGAATTTGATGTGAAGGTTGATGACAAAGTTATTTATTCTCAGTATGCAGCAACTGAAACAAAAATAGATGGAAAAAAATATTTGGTTGTTGATGAAAAAGACATTTTAGCTATTTTAAATTAA
- a CDS encoding 5'-nucleotidase yields the protein MAYELTSYLVVGISSSALFDLSVENKIFETKGLEEYLNYQSEHEKDILKPGPGFRLVKNLLRLNELIPDKRLVEVIIMSRNSANSSLRFFNSIEHYGLDITRAALTSGIPIKPYAEAFNVNLFLSTNVEDVQDAINGNIAAGLIYNYGYEYSETNNDIRIAFDGDAVLFSDESERIYQKEGLEAFAKHEKMNASKPLPEGPFAKLLKSISHIQKLFPIDEKPIRTALVTARSSPAHERVIRTLKVWDVKIDEMFFLGGVRKAEILNAFGADIFFDDQDSHLKYSANVVPSARVPYKNLSEQISLFEENGEHKNNKKKPCK from the coding sequence ATGGCTTATGAATTAACTAGTTATTTAGTTGTTGGCATTTCTTCAAGTGCATTATTTGATTTATCAGTTGAGAATAAGATTTTTGAAACAAAAGGGTTAGAAGAATATTTGAATTATCAAAGTGAACATGAAAAAGATATTTTAAAGCCTGGACCAGGTTTCCGCTTAGTTAAAAACTTATTACGACTTAATGAATTAATCCCAGATAAACGATTAGTTGAAGTCATTATAATGAGTAGAAATAGTGCAAACTCAAGCTTACGTTTTTTTAATTCAATAGAACATTATGGTTTAGATATTACTCGTGCAGCCTTAACATCTGGTATACCTATAAAACCATATGCTGAAGCCTTTAATGTCAATTTATTTTTATCAACAAATGTCGAAGATGTACAAGATGCGATAAATGGAAATATTGCCGCTGGTCTCATTTATAATTATGGGTATGAATATTCAGAAACAAATAATGATATAAGAATTGCTTTCGATGGAGATGCAGTATTATTTTCTGATGAATCTGAGAGAATTTATCAAAAAGAGGGATTAGAAGCATTTGCCAAACATGAAAAAATGAATGCCTCTAAACCTTTACCAGAAGGTCCATTCGCAAAATTATTGAAATCAATCTCCCATATTCAAAAATTATTTCCTATAGATGAAAAACCAATTAGAACAGCACTTGTGACTGCGAGGTCATCTCCAGCACATGAAAGAGTAATCAGAACACTTAAAGTTTGGGATGTTAAAATAGATGAAATGTTCTTTTTAGGCGGTGTACGTAAAGCTGAAATTTTAAATGCCTTTGGTGCTGATATTTTTTTTGATGATCAAGATTCACACTTGAAATATTCAGCTAATGTTGTTCCCTCAGCAAGGGTACCTTATAAAAATTTATCAGAACAAATCAGTCTATTTGAAGAAAATGGTGAACACAAAAACAATAAGAAAAAGCCTTGTAAATAA
- a CDS encoding TM0996/MTH895 family glutaredoxin-like protein: protein MIIKILGSGCANCKKLEENAKKAVAELGIEANFEKVTDYKDIVSYGVMRTPALVVDEVLKASGSVLSVEDIKKYL from the coding sequence ATGATTATTAAAATTTTAGGTTCAGGATGTGCTAATTGTAAAAAATTAGAGGAAAACGCTAAGAAAGCTGTGGCTGAATTAGGAATTGAGGCTAATTTTGAAAAAGTTACAGACTATAAAGACATTGTTTCTTATGGTGTAATGAGAACGCCAGCACTTGTTGTTGATGAGGTACTAAAAGCATCAGGAAGTGTTTTATCAGTAGAAGATATTAAAAAATATTTGTAA
- a CDS encoding GNAT family N-acetyltransferase — MLYQLNQTEYHKVKHLAKDICHNQVVVNAVVDGMSPGVIFVDDINLPKSALIYPKDGFYYIFSTENHTTFFQSLNQLFFEDWKVDILELFIYPEQLMNDLSSILGKKKYIMLNRNEYQLNENSFKKVNVKNLEPNLQLKKITKDLINEFDISIKPWMNEDFFLNHGLGYCIIKEKQVISKCITCYRHKNLIEIGIDTIESYQKQGFASIVCQTLITESLKRNFQVMWSCWDFNEASNILAKKMGFEFSNHKKVVIWDHYIDKE; from the coding sequence ATGCTTTATCAATTAAATCAAACAGAATACCATAAAGTTAAACATTTAGCCAAAGATATTTGTCATAATCAAGTGGTTGTTAATGCTGTGGTAGACGGAATGAGCCCAGGTGTTATTTTTGTAGATGATATAAATTTACCAAAATCAGCTTTAATTTATCCAAAGGATGGCTTTTATTATATTTTTTCAACTGAAAACCATACTACGTTTTTCCAATCATTAAATCAATTATTTTTTGAAGATTGGAAGGTTGATATTTTAGAACTATTTATTTACCCAGAACAGTTAATGAATGATTTGTCCTCGATATTAGGAAAAAAGAAATATATCATGTTAAATCGTAATGAATATCAATTAAATGAAAATTCATTTAAAAAAGTGAACGTAAAAAATCTAGAACCTAATCTTCAATTAAAAAAAATTACAAAAGATTTAATCAATGAATTCGATATTTCAATAAAGCCTTGGATGAATGAAGATTTCTTTTTAAACCATGGATTAGGTTATTGTATCATTAAAGAAAAACAAGTTATTTCAAAGTGCATAACCTGTTATCGTCACAAAAACCTAATTGAAATTGGCATTGATACAATTGAATCTTATCAAAAACAAGGTTTTGCAAGTATTGTTTGCCAGACTTTGATTACTGAGTCCCTAAAAAGAAACTTTCAAGTTATGTGGTCTTGTTGGGATTTTAATGAAGCATCTAATATACTCGCTAAAAAGATGGGATTTGAGTTCTCAAATCATAAAAAAGTTGTAATATGGGATCATTATATCGATAAAGAATAA
- a CDS encoding ABC-F family ATP-binding cassette domain-containing protein — protein MNLITVNHLKKSFGVTSILDNINLSLNSHGKMAIVGRNGAGKSTLVKIICGLETYDSGNIYLSSNLKLGYFSQDSLINSEEKVIDEMSLVFDKQITLKKKLDKLANQLNTTSDEETLTKYTNMLQTFEEIGGYTFEYHIETILNKFGFKDYYHHQVNQLSGGQRTRLALAKLLLSEPDLLILDEPTNHLDLETVEFLENFLKSYKHAIIIISHDRYFLNQVVNQVYEIEFNQGFLYKGNYDSYLTQKNERYEHMKKQFDLQQKMIQKEQEFINKNIVRATTSSRAKSRRKKLEKIEVLENPNVDNKNIKVNFDFSRNTGNIVLDVQNLSIGYEEPFLNNIDFLIKKGEKVAILGPNGIGKSTLLKTLNKAINPLGGNIKYGAGVNIAYFDQDLAMLHSNNTVLDELWDENRMMLEKDIRGVLGSFLFTGDDVFKCVNDLSGGEKVRLALSKLTLVKANLLILDEVTNHLDILSREVLESALINFPGTIIFVSHDRFFINQVATRIIEITIDEVVEYIGDYNYYIEKKKEANLIEETKKETNANHFMEQKKLKSEQKKRQKKIDNLEEEIAQLEDELHQLKIYQQTEEVYSDYQKAQDVHDTIEHKQKQLDDKIHSWTELIEEIDQL, from the coding sequence ATGAATTTAATTACAGTTAATCATTTAAAGAAATCATTTGGCGTAACATCTATATTAGATAATATAAATCTAAGTTTAAATAGTCATGGTAAAATGGCAATTGTAGGTCGAAATGGAGCTGGAAAATCTACTTTAGTTAAAATCATCTGTGGATTAGAGACCTATGATAGTGGTAATATCTATCTTTCATCCAATCTAAAACTAGGTTATTTTTCACAAGATAGTTTAATCAATTCTGAGGAAAAAGTTATTGACGAGATGAGTCTTGTTTTTGATAAACAAATTACTTTAAAGAAAAAATTAGACAAACTTGCTAACCAATTAAATACTACTTCTGATGAAGAAACACTCACAAAATATACGAATATGCTTCAAACATTTGAAGAAATTGGTGGATATACCTTTGAGTATCATATCGAAACAATTCTAAATAAATTTGGTTTTAAAGATTATTATCATCATCAAGTAAATCAATTAAGTGGTGGTCAACGTACGAGACTTGCACTGGCAAAATTATTGTTAAGTGAACCAGATTTATTAATCCTCGATGAGCCAACAAATCATTTAGACCTTGAAACAGTAGAGTTTTTAGAAAACTTTTTAAAATCCTATAAGCATGCAATTATCATTATTTCTCATGACCGTTATTTTCTAAATCAAGTAGTTAATCAAGTTTATGAAATTGAGTTTAATCAAGGTTTTCTATATAAAGGTAATTATGATAGCTATCTTACTCAAAAAAATGAACGTTATGAACATATGAAAAAACAATTTGATTTACAACAAAAAATGATTCAAAAAGAACAAGAATTTATTAATAAAAATATTGTTAGGGCTACGACATCCAGTCGAGCAAAATCAAGAAGAAAAAAATTAGAAAAAATAGAGGTTCTAGAGAATCCAAATGTTGATAATAAAAATATAAAAGTCAATTTTGACTTTTCAAGAAATACAGGAAATATCGTTTTAGATGTACAAAACCTTTCCATCGGTTATGAAGAACCCTTTTTAAATAACATTGATTTTCTAATAAAAAAAGGAGAAAAAGTAGCCATCCTAGGGCCAAATGGTATTGGAAAATCAACCTTATTAAAAACACTTAATAAAGCAATCAATCCACTTGGTGGGAATATTAAGTATGGGGCAGGTGTAAATATTGCCTATTTTGATCAAGATTTAGCAATGTTACATTCTAATAACACAGTACTTGATGAATTATGGGATGAAAATAGGATGATGCTTGAAAAAGATATTAGAGGGGTGTTAGGTTCCTTCTTATTTACAGGTGATGATGTTTTTAAATGTGTAAATGATTTATCAGGTGGAGAAAAAGTTCGCTTAGCTCTATCTAAATTAACACTTGTTAAAGCGAATTTACTTATTTTAGATGAGGTTACAAACCATTTAGATATATTAAGTCGTGAAGTGTTAGAATCTGCTTTAATTAATTTTCCTGGAACTATTATTTTTGTATCCCATGACCGTTTCTTCATTAATCAAGTCGCAACTAGAATTATTGAAATTACAATTGACGAAGTAGTAGAATACATTGGTGATTATAATTATTATATAGAAAAGAAAAAAGAAGCAAATTTAATAGAAGAAACGAAGAAAGAAACAAACGCTAATCACTTCATGGAACAAAAAAAATTAAAAAGTGAACAAAAAAAGCGACAAAAAAAAATCGATAATTTAGAAGAAGAAATCGCTCAGCTAGAAGATGAATTACATCAACTAAAAATATATCAACAAACTGAAGAAGTTTATTCTGACTATCAAAAAGCACAAGATGTCCATGATACAATAGAGCATAAGCAAAAACAATTAGATGATAAAATCCATTCATGGACAGAATTAATAGAAGAAATTGATCAACTCTAG
- a CDS encoding redox-sensing transcriptional repressor Rex: protein MYKISKATVKRLPFYRRCFESLHEQGIERILSSQLGEMLKIDPATIRRDFSYIGELGRQGYGYEVDVVLNALNDFLDLNNVEQCVLIGVGNLGKAFLQYNVMKSQTKNSINPIKISHAFDISHEVIGKNYSGVEVVHIDRLEEIIKENKIRIAIVSVPPKNANEIAARLESSGIRGIFNFSSMSLNVSRNVYVYDVDLLNELQSFLFFVKNKYQ, encoded by the coding sequence ATGTATAAAATTTCAAAAGCAACTGTTAAGCGTCTCCCTTTTTATCGTCGCTGTTTTGAAAGCTTGCACGAGCAAGGTATAGAAAGAATATTGTCATCTCAACTTGGTGAAATGTTGAAGATTGATCCCGCGACAATACGTCGAGATTTTTCGTATATAGGAGAATTAGGAAGACAAGGGTATGGTTATGAAGTAGATGTAGTATTAAATGCATTAAATGATTTTTTAGATTTAAATAATGTTGAACAATGTGTCTTAATTGGTGTAGGTAACTTAGGTAAAGCATTTTTACAGTATAATGTAATGAAATCACAGACAAAAAATAGTATTAATCCAATTAAGATAAGTCATGCTTTCGATATCTCTCATGAAGTAATTGGAAAAAATTATAGTGGTGTCGAAGTTGTTCATATTGATAGACTAGAAGAAATAATTAAAGAGAATAAAATTAGAATCGCTATTGTCTCAGTGCCTCCAAAAAATGCGAATGAGATAGCAGCAAGATTAGAATCAAGTGGTATTAGAGGTATTTTTAATTTTTCATCTATGAGTTTAAATGTGTCAAGAAACGTATATGTATATGATGTTGATTTGTTGAATGAATTACAATCATTTTTGTTTTTTGTTAAAAACAAATATCAATAA
- a CDS encoding winged helix-turn-helix transcriptional regulator, which produces MNEMINFFKILSDETRLRILVLLYHQKLCVCQLTGIMNESQPKISKHLAKLRDLGFVKVERQEQFIFYELNLNNDLYLNILQGIITSIDQYTLLKQDMKNCENAENYLTRCLSK; this is translated from the coding sequence ATGAATGAAATGATAAATTTCTTCAAAATATTATCAGATGAAACAAGGTTAAGAATATTAGTTTTGCTATATCATCAGAAACTGTGTGTTTGTCAATTAACAGGTATTATGAATGAATCACAACCAAAGATTTCTAAACATTTAGCAAAATTAAGAGATTTAGGATTTGTTAAAGTTGAAAGACAAGAACAATTTATATTTTACGAATTGAATTTAAACAATGACCTATATCTAAATATATTGCAAGGGATTATAACATCGATTGATCAGTATACACTCTTGAAACAAGATATGAAAAATTGTGAAAATGCTGAAAACTATCTAACAAGATGTTTAAGTAAATAA
- the iadA gene encoding beta-aspartyl-peptidase, with product MFKLIKDIEVYDPIYQGVQDILICGDKIVKIEPNINYADALVIDKKGFKAIPGIIDQHIHITGGGGEGGFHTRTPEVSFIDLIKGGVTTVVGMLGTDSLTQGIETLVAKTKALKTEGVTAYCLTGAYHFPSPTLTGDLRKDIAFIDEIIGVKLALSDHREPLINQDELKKLASIVRVSSMIASKPGIITVHMGNDKKGLQPIFDILSETSLPINHFRPTHVNRNERLFSDALKFLSLGGYIDITVGSSFERLKSDLTKIDEQDLHHVTFSSDGNGSRSKYDASGKLVKIGVQGCDGILKTIKYLVNNDVSIEKSIKFATSNVSDALDLTNKGYLKENKDADILIIDDNFDLDSVISLGRVMMLDKELRVKGMYER from the coding sequence ATTTTTAAATTAATTAAGGATATTGAAGTTTATGATCCTATTTATCAAGGTGTACAAGATATTTTAATTTGTGGTGATAAAATTGTTAAAATAGAACCTAACATTAATTATGCAGATGCACTAGTTATCGATAAAAAGGGCTTTAAAGCCATTCCTGGTATAATTGATCAACATATTCATATTACAGGGGGTGGTGGAGAAGGAGGTTTTCATACAAGAACACCTGAGGTTTCCTTTATTGATTTAATTAAAGGTGGTGTAACAACAGTCGTTGGCATGTTAGGAACGGATTCTTTAACACAAGGAATTGAAACATTAGTTGCTAAAACCAAGGCTTTAAAAACAGAAGGGGTTACAGCTTATTGCTTAACAGGTGCTTATCATTTTCCCTCGCCAACCTTAACAGGAGACTTAAGGAAGGATATCGCCTTCATCGATGAAATAATTGGTGTAAAATTAGCTTTATCTGATCATAGAGAACCTTTGATTAATCAAGATGAATTGAAAAAATTAGCATCCATTGTGAGGGTTTCAAGCATGATTGCTTCTAAACCTGGAATCATTACTGTGCATATGGGAAATGACAAAAAAGGTTTACAACCAATATTTGATATTCTTTCAGAAACTAGTCTCCCAATCAATCACTTTAGACCAACGCATGTAAACAGAAATGAAAGATTATTTTCAGATGCTTTAAAGTTTTTATCACTAGGTGGATACATTGACATTACAGTGGGTTCTTCATTTGAGAGATTAAAATCTGATTTGACTAAAATAGATGAACAAGATCTTCATCATGTCACATTTAGTTCCGATGGAAATGGAAGTAGATCAAAATATGACGCATCAGGTAAATTAGTAAAAATTGGTGTTCAAGGTTGTGATGGAATCCTAAAAACAATTAAATACCTTGTTAATAATGATGTATCGATTGAAAAAAGTATCAAATTTGCAACAAGTAATGTAAGTGATGCTTTGGATTTAACAAATAAAGGATATCTTAAAGAAAACAAAGATGCTGATATACTAATTATAGATGATAATTTTGATTTAGACAGTGTTATATCATTAGGAAGAGTGATGATGTTAGATAAAGAATTAAGGGTTAAAGGTATGTATGAAAGATGA
- a CDS encoding permease yields the protein MSVFINSWFNDQILKMDWLSELIKLLVEKVFKLSVEDKVGAGVHFFIYDTIKIIILLSIMIFMISYIRSYFPPEKTKVMLEKVKGIRGNILGALLGVVTPFCSCSSVPIFIGFVSSGVNLGATFSFLIASPIINEAAFILLLSKFGWKVTLIYVIAGLLIGIIGGYIIDKFHLEKYVESFVYDIDAKETIVPDMSQKQRFHFASTETKSIFKRVYLWILIGIGIGAFMHGWLPDDYLVKVAGPENPLAVIIATIMAVPLYSNALSTLPLAEVLVDKGMAIGTSMSFVMATTALSLPEMMLLRRVIKSKLIWIFIVITTIGIIFMGYLFNVLELYNLI from the coding sequence ATGTCAGTATTTATTAATTCATGGTTCAATGATCAAATTCTAAAAATGGATTGGTTATCAGAACTTATAAAATTATTAGTTGAAAAAGTATTTAAATTATCTGTAGAAGATAAGGTAGGTGCTGGTGTTCATTTCTTTATTTACGATACAATTAAAATCATTATTTTGTTATCTATTATGATTTTTATGATCTCCTATATTAGAAGTTATTTTCCACCAGAAAAAACAAAGGTTATGTTAGAAAAAGTGAAAGGCATTCGAGGAAATATACTTGGTGCTTTACTTGGTGTTGTGACTCCATTCTGTTCTTGTTCAAGTGTTCCAATATTTATTGGTTTTGTCAGTTCAGGGGTAAATTTAGGTGCTACCTTTAGTTTTTTAATTGCCTCTCCTATTATAAATGAGGCAGCATTTATTTTGTTATTATCTAAATTTGGATGGAAAGTAACACTCATCTATGTAATCGCTGGTTTATTAATTGGGATTATTGGTGGGTATATAATTGATAAATTCCATCTTGAAAAGTATGTAGAAAGTTTTGTTTATGATATAGACGCTAAAGAGACTATTGTCCCAGATATGAGTCAAAAACAACGTTTTCATTTCGCATCAACTGAAACAAAAAGTATTTTCAAAAGAGTATACTTATGGATTTTAATTGGTATAGGAATCGGTGCATTTATGCATGGATGGTTACCTGACGATTATCTAGTAAAGGTTGCAGGACCAGAAAATCCATTGGCTGTCATAATCGCTACAATTATGGCTGTACCGCTATATTCTAATGCACTGAGTACCTTACCATTAGCTGAGGTTTTGGTAGATAAAGGAATGGCAATTGGGACGTCAATGTCATTTGTCATGGCAACAACTGCTCTATCTCTACCTGAGATGATGTTGTTACGAAGAGTCATCAAATCAAAATTAATTTGGATATTCATTGTTATAACGACTATTGGAATTATATTTATGGGTTATCTATTTAATGTCTTAGAATTATATAACTTAATCTAA
- the amrS gene encoding AmmeMemoRadiSam system radical SAM enzyme, whose product MFSSVENNKIRCQLCPQFCLISEGQLGLCQTRKNIDQQLFAINYGETTSIALDPIEKKPLYHFKPGSKILSIGTFGCNMKCSFCQNYQISQIRAKSDYIKCDELLRLVDTVENNIGIAFTYNEPFMWYEYIYDMALNMKAKENDKSIVMVTNGYINPKPLEKLLPFIDALNIDLKAFDSRFYREICKADLEPVLKTIEIAQKYCHVEVTTLMVTEKNDSIEEIEMIAKYIGKINKNIPLHLTRYYPNYKMNQQPTKLTKMFEAKEIAQEYLNYVYLGNIPNEDQNTYCPNCHKLVLDRRQLKKSILDGNKCLHCGEIIPIVL is encoded by the coding sequence ATGTTTTCGTCAGTAGAAAATAATAAAATTAGGTGTCAACTATGTCCACAGTTTTGTTTAATTAGTGAAGGACAGCTTGGATTATGTCAAACAAGAAAAAATATTGATCAACAGTTGTTTGCGATTAATTATGGGGAAACAACTTCAATTGCATTAGACCCTATTGAAAAAAAACCACTATATCATTTCAAACCAGGTAGTAAAATATTATCGATTGGGACGTTTGGGTGTAATATGAAATGTAGTTTTTGTCAGAATTATCAAATATCTCAAATTAGGGCAAAATCTGATTATATTAAGTGTGACGAACTATTAAGATTAGTTGATACTGTAGAAAATAATATTGGTATCGCATTTACTTATAATGAACCATTTATGTGGTATGAATATATTTATGATATGGCTTTGAATATGAAAGCAAAAGAAAATGATAAGTCAATTGTGATGGTGACAAATGGTTATATAAATCCTAAACCATTGGAAAAATTATTACCATTTATTGATGCCTTAAATATTGATTTAAAAGCATTTGATTCTAGGTTTTATCGTGAAATATGTAAAGCAGATTTAGAACCAGTTTTAAAAACAATTGAAATTGCTCAAAAATATTGTCATGTTGAAGTGACTACTTTGATGGTAACAGAAAAAAATGATTCAATTGAAGAAATTGAAATGATTGCGAAATATATTGGAAAAATAAATAAAAACATACCTTTACACTTAACAAGATATTATCCAAATTATAAAATGAACCAACAACCAACGAAACTAACAAAAATGTTTGAAGCAAAAGAAATAGCACAAGAGTATTTGAATTATGTCTATTTAGGTAATATTCCTAATGAAGACCAAAATACTTATTGTCCAAATTGTCATAAGTTAGTCCTAGATAGAAGGCAATTAAAAAAATCTATATTAGATGGAAATAAATGTTTACATTGTGGTGAAATAATACCAATTGTACTTTAA